One window of the Bradyrhizobium sp. NP1 genome contains the following:
- a CDS encoding LysR family transcriptional regulator, with protein MHSPERRGAHTGAHTPGRMADWDLVRIFLEVARVGSFRAAAERLNMSANFLSKRISLLERSYKTTLMTRHVDGIRLTREGLQVLEAAKRMEEASFGLDCALNQATPALSGEVRIAVTEGLGTFWLAPRLVEFQRAYPGLLVDLKCEMRSADVLRLEADLAIQLEPPTQPDLKRLKLGRLHIMPFVSPSYVEIYGMPKDADDIRQNHRIVMQEAEQTKAQEMYEKYAGREQVGFVAMRNNVSTAHLWSIAKGAGIGWLPTYVPALGDPLIPLDIGVQFDLDIWLAYHPDAKKIARVRQLIDWTVQSFDGHKYPWFADEFIHPKDLQRAYKDAEPLVNLFAGFKKVSRPKVVRFPDRANGTQR; from the coding sequence ATGCACTCACCTGAGCGCAGGGGTGCGCACACCGGTGCGCACACCCCGGGTCGAATGGCGGACTGGGACCTGGTCCGGATATTCCTGGAAGTGGCGCGGGTCGGCAGTTTCCGCGCCGCGGCCGAGCGCCTCAACATGTCCGCCAATTTCCTCTCCAAGAGGATCTCGCTTCTGGAGCGCTCCTACAAGACCACGCTGATGACGCGCCATGTCGACGGCATCCGCCTGACCCGCGAGGGGTTGCAGGTGCTGGAGGCGGCCAAGCGCATGGAGGAGGCCTCCTTCGGGCTCGACTGCGCGCTCAACCAGGCGACGCCTGCACTTTCCGGCGAGGTCAGGATCGCGGTCACAGAGGGGCTCGGCACCTTCTGGCTGGCGCCGCGGCTGGTCGAGTTCCAGCGCGCCTATCCGGGCCTTCTCGTCGACCTGAAATGCGAGATGCGCTCGGCCGACGTGCTCCGGCTCGAGGCCGATCTCGCGATCCAGCTCGAGCCACCGACGCAGCCCGACCTGAAGCGGCTCAAGCTCGGCCGGCTGCACATCATGCCGTTCGTCAGTCCTTCCTATGTCGAGATCTACGGCATGCCGAAGGACGCCGACGACATCAGGCAGAACCATCGCATCGTCATGCAGGAGGCCGAGCAGACCAAGGCCCAGGAGATGTACGAGAAGTATGCGGGTCGCGAGCAGGTCGGCTTCGTCGCGATGCGCAACAACGTCTCCACCGCGCATCTGTGGTCGATCGCCAAGGGCGCCGGCATCGGCTGGCTGCCGACCTACGTGCCGGCGCTCGGCGATCCGCTGATCCCGCTCGATATCGGCGTGCAGTTCGACCTCGACATCTGGCTCGCCTATCACCCCGACGCCAAGAAGATCGCGCGGGTGCGGCAGTTGATCGACTGGACCGTGCAATCCTTCGACGGCCACAAATATCCCTGGTTCGCCGACGAGTTCATCCACCCGAAGGATCTGCAGCGGGCCTACAAGGATGCCGAGCCGCTGGTGAACCTGTTCGCCGGGTTCAAGAAGGTGTCGCGTCCGAAAGTGGTCCGTTTTCCCGATCGCGCCAATGGGACCCAGCGATGA